A portion of the Flavobacteriales bacterium genome contains these proteins:
- a CDS encoding SusC/RagA family TonB-linked outer membrane protein yields the protein MKHLVTLICVCFLVSSSSYAQRLIKGNVTDASDGSPIPGVNIVETGTTNGVVSGDGGQFSITVSEKATTLTFSFIGYQSQTVSIEGTNQVAVSLKEGNSVMNEIVVTALGIKKEEKALGYSVQRVSGDDALANGNPNPIAGLQGKVAGIQVQQSSGTPGGSSKITIRGNATFGDNQPLIVIDGVPIDNSTNNTSSVNVNGVDQSNRAIDINPDDIESVSVLKGAAATALYGSRAGNGVIIYTTKKGQSSGEGRVIGKFSTDITLTNPVNLHEKQQVYGQTAEGSSMSWGDKVAAGDIVNVEDDYFRTGVSKNVNLSLSGGNDKSNVRFSVGYTNAQGIIPNSNWDRISTRLTASTKLTDRLKVSGTMNLINSGGNRAQKGSNLAGVMLSLYRTPINYDPRKAYYDDAATKGTNSNYFSFYDNPYFSAEKNTYIDNVWRVLGNITTTYDIIPLNDAEKLRSLVFTYRTGIDAYSDVRKGQSAIGSNTTSTKRGQIIDYTGVFYEWNNDYILNGDIQLQEDLNLSATLGANARARKDEYNFTTGTNLVEEDFYNIANAESVVAEQYKELVNEYAGYVDLSFGYKNTYYLGLSGRNEWSSKYDPDNNSYFFPSANASFVFSELLEENENSILSFGKLRASIGKTGIAPAPWRYASYTEAVNVRDGFTDGNTTAPDGSYLTNFGKIKGNPNLTPEIQVGSEVGLDLRFWDGKLTLDLGVYDQQVSDLLISVPVTTATGFEFEYKNIGKMQNRGIELSLGYNTKIAKQVKWNSTFNFGRNKNTVLELADGVDEVSLGGGFTSISAYARADQAFGVFYGTDWEKDKQGNLLVGEDGLYIEGSEKVLIGDPNPDFTLGFRNSFSYKNFSLNIFFDGLFGGDVYNGTRAMMNFRGIGKDSEDREGTVVLEGVKADGTKNTTEISKQEYWQFIDGIASAASAQVEKDIYFVKLRELGLSYRLPLEGKQINTLNFSIIGTNLLTFTNYSTGDPETSLTGAGSNTSGFDYFNSPNVRGLVFKVAATF from the coding sequence ATGAAACACCTAGTCACATTAATATGTGTCTGTTTTCTGGTGTCTAGCTCGAGCTATGCCCAGAGATTAATCAAAGGAAATGTAACAGACGCATCGGATGGTAGTCCCATACCTGGGGTAAACATTGTAGAAACAGGGACAACCAATGGAGTAGTTTCTGGTGATGGAGGACAATTTAGCATCACCGTATCAGAAAAAGCCACTACGCTTACCTTTTCATTTATTGGATATCAAAGTCAAACTGTTTCGATAGAAGGGACAAACCAAGTAGCTGTTAGCCTAAAGGAAGGGAATAGTGTCATGAATGAAATCGTGGTAACTGCTTTAGGAATCAAAAAAGAAGAAAAGGCTTTAGGATATTCTGTACAAAGAGTTTCTGGAGATGATGCCTTAGCTAACGGAAACCCGAATCCTATTGCAGGACTCCAAGGGAAAGTTGCAGGAATTCAGGTACAACAATCTAGTGGAACACCAGGAGGTTCTTCAAAAATTACTATTCGTGGTAATGCTACTTTTGGTGATAACCAACCTTTAATTGTTATAGACGGAGTTCCTATTGATAATTCCACAAATAATACTTCATCAGTAAATGTTAATGGAGTAGATCAATCCAACCGTGCTATAGATATCAACCCCGATGATATAGAATCTGTTTCTGTATTAAAAGGAGCTGCCGCAACGGCACTTTATGGTTCTAGAGCAGGTAATGGAGTTATCATTTATACCACAAAGAAAGGGCAATCTTCAGGAGAAGGACGAGTTATTGGAAAATTCTCTACAGATATCACTTTAACAAATCCAGTAAACCTTCATGAAAAACAACAAGTTTATGGACAAACAGCAGAAGGGTCAAGTATGTCTTGGGGTGATAAAGTAGCTGCCGGTGATATTGTAAATGTAGAAGATGATTATTTCCGTACAGGTGTAAGTAAGAACGTTAATTTATCTCTTTCGGGAGGGAATGACAAGTCCAATGTGCGTTTTTCTGTGGGTTATACAAATGCTCAAGGAATTATACCGAACTCTAATTGGGATAGGATTTCTACTCGATTAACTGCTTCTACAAAACTTACAGATCGTTTAAAAGTCTCGGGAACCATGAACCTCATTAACTCAGGAGGAAACAGAGCGCAAAAAGGTTCAAACTTGGCAGGGGTTATGTTATCTCTTTACCGTACGCCTATTAACTATGATCCAAGAAAAGCATACTATGATGATGCAGCTACTAAAGGAACAAATTCAAACTACTTTTCTTTCTATGATAATCCTTATTTCTCTGCAGAGAAAAATACTTATATAGATAATGTATGGAGAGTACTTGGGAATATCACAACGACTTATGACATTATTCCCTTAAACGACGCAGAAAAGCTAAGAAGTTTGGTATTTACTTACAGAACAGGAATCGATGCGTATTCCGATGTAAGAAAAGGGCAATCAGCTATTGGGTCTAATACCACCTCTACAAAACGTGGACAAATTATAGACTATACAGGAGTGTTTTATGAATGGAATAACGATTATATTCTTAATGGAGATATTCAATTACAAGAAGACCTAAACTTGAGTGCGACACTGGGAGCTAATGCAAGAGCAAGAAAAGACGAATATAATTTTACAACAGGAACAAATCTTGTTGAAGAGGATTTTTATAACATCGCTAACGCTGAATCTGTAGTTGCAGAGCAATACAAAGAATTGGTAAATGAATATGCGGGATATGTCGATTTGAGCTTTGGTTATAAAAACACTTATTATTTAGGGCTTTCTGGTAGAAATGAGTGGAGCTCTAAATATGACCCAGATAATAACTCTTATTTTTTCCCATCTGCAAATGCGTCTTTTGTATTTTCTGAGCTTTTGGAGGAAAATGAAAACAGTATTTTATCTTTTGGAAAACTAAGAGCCTCTATTGGAAAAACAGGTATCGCTCCTGCTCCTTGGCGTTATGCCAGTTATACAGAAGCGGTGAATGTACGGGATGGATTTACGGATGGTAATACAACTGCTCCCGATGGATCCTACCTCACAAATTTTGGTAAAATAAAAGGAAATCCAAACTTAACACCCGAAATTCAAGTAGGTTCTGAAGTAGGTTTAGATTTAAGATTTTGGGACGGGAAACTGACTTTAGATTTGGGAGTGTATGATCAGCAAGTCTCAGATTTATTAATCTCGGTACCTGTAACAACAGCAACTGGTTTTGAGTTTGAGTATAAGAATATCGGAAAAATGCAAAACCGAGGAATTGAATTAAGCCTTGGATACAATACAAAGATTGCAAAGCAAGTAAAGTGGAATTCGACCTTTAATTTTGGGCGAAACAAAAATACCGTTTTAGAATTAGCCGATGGCGTTGATGAAGTTTCACTAGGTGGAGGATTTACCTCTATTTCTGCTTATGCTAGGGCAGATCAAGCATTTGGTGTTTTCTATGGAACAGACTGGGAAAAAGATAAGCAAGGTAATTTACTCGTTGGGGAAGACGGACTTTATATAGAAGGAAGTGAAAAAGTGTTGATTGGTGACCCAAATCCAGATTTTACTTTAGGATTTAGAAATAGCTTTTCTTATAAGAATTTCTCTTTAAATATTTTCTTTGATGGATTATTTGGAGGAGATGTTTATAACGGTACAAGAGCGATGATGAATTTTAGAGGAATTGGAAAAGATTCAGAGGATAGAGAAGGAACCGTTGTATTAGAAGGTGTAAAAGCTGATGGAACAAAGAATACCACAGAAATTTCTAAACAAGAGTATTGGCAATTTATAGATGGGATTGCTAGTGCTGCCTCTGCACAAGTAGAAAAAGACATTTATTTCGTTAAACTAAGAGAGTTGGGTCTTTCATACAGGTTGCCTTTAGAAGGAAAACAAATTAACACTTTGAATTTCTCAATCATCGGGACCAACTTATTAACCTTTACGAATTATTCTACAGGAGATCCAGAAACTTCTTTAACGGGTGCAGGATCAAATACTAGTGGATTTGATTACTTTAATTCACCCAACGTAAGAGGATTGGTATTTAAAGTAGCAGCAACTTTCTAA
- a CDS encoding SusD/RagB family nutrient-binding outer membrane lipoprotein: MKRFTIKNMATVALALVFTVSCHKLDIENPNGGKNPSFNTAKDAMGYVYTGQFARVSAMLTQQLRGSDIHYAPIYEQYVLPDNKMKAAYDIAYRHGVSVAVDKIEEYSQRASTTNDASFTKMADEARLVAASIYSVTIEYYSNPEKYISRDQSPTGLNYSDIYDLLDAVSTDDLKDEAMLLKARVKLNEKDYGAALSIINSVADKDQVAFGLEYAGSSTNMNEWQRFIGDRGKYLLADSNNIVKKYMVDDPRLATYYLSDEKFNFPLARNGSVNILGSIEAYFISAELKMRNDDKAGAEADYKKGIEASMKATGVTDFTNYMTEKGTLDNDKEKAIEQILTEKYLALFGHPMVFVDYKRTSYPIITHKASNFPNKWEYQYQ, translated from the coding sequence ATGAAAAGATTTACAATAAAAAATATGGCAACAGTAGCTTTGGCTTTAGTCTTTACTGTGAGTTGTCATAAGTTAGATATAGAAAACCCAAACGGAGGAAAAAATCCGAGTTTTAACACCGCAAAAGATGCAATGGGTTATGTGTACACAGGACAGTTTGCTAGAGTATCAGCTATGCTAACTCAGCAATTAAGAGGCTCAGATATTCATTATGCTCCTATTTATGAACAATATGTCTTGCCAGACAATAAAATGAAGGCAGCTTATGATATCGCCTATCGTCATGGAGTTTCTGTAGCAGTAGATAAAATTGAAGAATATTCTCAAAGAGCTTCAACAACTAATGATGCTTCCTTTACAAAAATGGCGGATGAAGCAAGATTAGTAGCAGCCTCTATCTATTCTGTAACGATAGAATACTATTCAAATCCAGAGAAATATATCAGTAGAGACCAATCTCCAACTGGTCTTAATTACTCAGATATTTATGATTTATTGGATGCCGTATCTACCGATGATTTGAAAGATGAAGCCATGCTCTTGAAAGCCAGAGTGAAATTGAATGAAAAGGATTATGGAGCAGCACTTTCAATAATCAATTCCGTTGCAGATAAAGATCAAGTTGCTTTTGGTTTGGAATATGCAGGTAGCTCTACAAATATGAACGAATGGCAACGCTTTATTGGTGATCGAGGAAAATACCTTTTAGCAGATTCCAATAATATTGTTAAAAAATACATGGTGGATGATCCAAGATTAGCGACCTATTATCTTTCTGACGAAAAATTCAATTTTCCATTAGCTAGAAATGGTTCTGTGAATATTTTAGGTTCCATTGAGGCATACTTTATTTCTGCAGAATTAAAAATGCGAAATGATGATAAGGCTGGTGCCGAAGCGGATTATAAAAAAGGAATCGAAGCAAGTATGAAAGCTACTGGAGTTACCGATTTTACAAATTATATGACAGAAAAAGGGACATTGGATAATGATAAAGAAAAGGCTATAGAGCAAATCCTTACCGAAAAATATTTAGCACTATTTGGGCATCCAATGGTATTCGTGGATTATAAAAGAACTTCTTACCCTATTATTACTCACAAAGCAAGTAATTTCCCAAATAAATGGGAGTATCAATACCAATAA
- a CDS encoding DUF1800 domain-containing protein: MISTQTISKKTDVLGHRLAAHLLRKTTYNVNSRKIKRFAKLTPEKAVKRLLRKRKYFREYPLDNDFIPWIDPTNTETSNASGYHKAKFTSLWWMDEMRRDRGIHGKLQLFIHQNFMASFRMVHLDSFYDYANMIKYYSTRSYKDLAYALTRNQTMLRYLDGYANRVGNPNENYAREFLELFTIGKGAQNPNDPTDYTHYTEYDIQQAAKVLTGYKMHLRVQDPVSGFYYGKLHLSHHDTSDKTFSAAFGNKTITGGSTEAEIEQEVKSFIKMVFDEDRTAINICEKLYRFFVKKDISADTHTNIILPMAQRLKSSNYKIQRALKLLLTSKHFYDEDDCLSTDENIGSQIKSPVDLAFQTINYFNVPIPDYSVYENAKQKQIEETGTFDDATLPDKKHYINFYAKDMYQTLFTLAGMPLHEPVTVAGYDGYFQAPNLDRNWLNANTIRSRYEFGRTLVTGRNKLRWNSFTQNKVKLDSVDSAIFALRKKGMMKNADYIVRNLIKDLFPEGVTISNDRLNYFLYGIFLAVDNYDSPEAASAIATAKISWKFSWKNYLQTGDKSEVSIALDRLILALYQSPEFQTL; encoded by the coding sequence ATGATTTCTACACAAACTATAAGCAAAAAAACCGATGTACTAGGGCATCGGTTGGCTGCGCATTTATTAAGGAAAACGACTTATAATGTAAACAGTCGAAAGATAAAGCGATTTGCTAAGCTCACTCCAGAAAAAGCGGTTAAAAGACTCCTGCGAAAAAGAAAGTATTTCAGAGAATATCCTTTGGATAATGATTTTATTCCGTGGATAGATCCCACTAATACGGAAACATCAAATGCTTCGGGTTATCATAAAGCGAAATTCACCTCTCTATGGTGGATGGATGAAATGAGACGAGACCGAGGAATTCATGGTAAGCTTCAGTTATTTATTCATCAAAATTTTATGGCAAGTTTTAGAATGGTTCATTTAGATTCATTTTATGATTATGCCAATATGATTAAATATTATAGTACACGTAGCTATAAAGATCTTGCTTATGCCTTAACGAGGAATCAAACCATGCTAAGATATTTAGATGGCTATGCAAACAGAGTGGGAAACCCCAATGAAAATTATGCAAGAGAGTTTTTAGAACTTTTTACGATAGGAAAAGGAGCTCAAAATCCAAATGATCCAACTGACTACACTCATTATACAGAGTATGATATTCAGCAAGCGGCGAAAGTTCTTACAGGATATAAGATGCACTTGCGTGTTCAAGATCCTGTGTCTGGTTTTTATTATGGAAAACTTCATCTCTCACATCATGACACAAGTGATAAAACCTTTAGTGCTGCATTTGGGAACAAAACAATTACAGGAGGAAGTACAGAAGCAGAAATAGAACAAGAGGTTAAATCATTCATCAAAATGGTGTTTGATGAAGATAGAACTGCGATAAATATTTGTGAAAAACTCTATCGTTTTTTTGTAAAAAAAGATATTTCTGCAGACACCCATACGAATATCATTCTTCCAATGGCTCAGAGATTAAAGTCTAGTAACTATAAAATACAGAGAGCATTAAAATTATTATTGACAAGTAAGCACTTTTATGATGAAGATGATTGCCTCTCTACAGATGAGAACATAGGTTCGCAAATAAAATCACCAGTAGATCTTGCGTTCCAAACGATCAACTATTTTAATGTTCCTATTCCAGATTATTCGGTTTATGAAAATGCCAAGCAAAAACAAATAGAAGAAACGGGAACCTTTGACGATGCCACGCTTCCAGACAAAAAACATTATATCAATTTTTATGCAAAGGATATGTATCAAACCCTCTTTACCTTAGCGGGAATGCCCTTGCATGAACCAGTAACTGTGGCAGGATATGATGGGTATTTTCAAGCTCCAAATCTTGATAGAAATTGGTTGAATGCCAATACAATCAGGTCTCGATATGAATTTGGAAGAACCCTTGTTACAGGTAGAAACAAGCTTAGATGGAATAGTTTTACCCAAAACAAAGTAAAGCTCGATTCTGTGGATTCCGCAATTTTTGCTCTCAGAAAAAAAGGAATGATGAAAAATGCAGATTATATCGTTCGAAACCTCATCAAGGATCTTTTTCCAGAAGGAGTCACCATTTCAAATGACCGATTAAATTATTTCCTTTATGGAATCTTTTTGGCGGTGGATAATTATGATTCACCAGAAGCTGCTTCAGCAATTGCAACAGCAAAAATTAGTTGGAAATTTAGTTGGAAAAACTACCTCCAAACCGGTGATAAATCGGAAGTAAGTATTGCTTTAGATCGATTAATTTTAGCCTTGTATCAATCCCCAGAATTCCAAACACTATAA
- a CDS encoding DUF1501 domain-containing protein → MKRRKFLKNTSLVAASPVLLNGIPISAFAENNLPIDPDCINHTDRCIVLIQMGGGNDGLNTVIPIDQFAVYSQTLRPTIHIEETEAIKLQQDPDDASAGNRDDIALHPALSGFRNIYNNSTNLGLGMSIIQNVGYPVQTKSHFRSTDLILEGRDGKATSPTSEGWIARYLYNNHEDAILAETLQDPLAVQLGKTNPSKGLSHTHNVTDYTLNLSGQNPLGLFTITNVFSSAHLGTIPNSDYGSALQHVKDIEEDLDFYATRMNTVFNAGANSAVTYPNTSLAYQLKTVAKLISGGSKTKIFVCHHGGFDTHSGQANRHNNVLGQLSAAVESFYQDLNNLTDDLGKKYSERVITATYSEFGRKAKQNGNHGTDHGSLFPMFVFGKGVKSQMVGNTPNLSNLTNSFQLQGMEHDYRAVFATILQDWLGSSDSVVDIAFKKHPSNANQSFLPDKIDLLKANSIACKDADEVNDGSVVSARKFITEDYDINQNFQLEVYPNPAYQNFMLDIESNTEEKVIVQVINAQGKVLISKTTEIHQGENSIACEVKNFSGLAVIKVYTLDNQLVGAKNLLIRR, encoded by the coding sequence ATGAAAAGAAGAAAGTTTTTAAAAAATACCAGTCTTGTAGCAGCTTCGCCAGTTTTATTAAATGGAATTCCGATATCTGCTTTTGCCGAAAATAATTTACCAATAGACCCAGATTGTATCAATCATACAGACCGATGTATCGTTCTTATACAAATGGGTGGAGGAAATGATGGGCTTAATACTGTAATTCCGATAGACCAATTTGCCGTGTATTCTCAAACCTTGCGTCCTACAATTCATATAGAGGAAACAGAAGCCATAAAATTACAGCAAGACCCTGATGACGCTTCCGCAGGAAATCGAGATGATATTGCTTTACATCCTGCACTCTCAGGTTTCAGAAATATCTATAATAATTCCACAAACTTAGGTTTGGGAATGAGCATTATTCAAAATGTAGGTTATCCAGTGCAAACAAAATCTCATTTTAGATCCACAGATTTAATCTTGGAAGGAAGAGACGGGAAAGCAACAAGTCCTACTTCTGAAGGATGGATTGCAAGATATTTGTACAACAACCATGAGGATGCCATTTTAGCAGAAACATTGCAAGATCCTTTAGCAGTTCAGCTGGGGAAAACAAATCCTTCAAAAGGATTGTCTCATACACATAATGTAACCGATTATACATTGAATCTTTCTGGGCAAAACCCATTAGGATTGTTTACGATTACTAATGTGTTTTCATCGGCTCATTTGGGAACGATTCCAAATTCTGATTACGGTTCTGCCTTGCAGCATGTAAAGGATATTGAAGAAGATTTAGATTTTTACGCAACTCGAATGAATACGGTTTTTAATGCGGGTGCAAATTCTGCGGTAACCTATCCAAATACTTCATTGGCTTATCAATTAAAAACTGTTGCAAAGCTTATTTCTGGAGGATCAAAGACCAAAATTTTTGTGTGTCATCATGGAGGTTTTGATACGCATTCAGGACAAGCTAATCGTCACAACAATGTCTTGGGGCAATTAAGTGCGGCAGTAGAAAGCTTTTATCAAGATTTGAATAATTTGACCGACGATCTTGGGAAAAAATACTCAGAAAGAGTGATTACCGCTACTTATTCTGAGTTTGGAAGAAAAGCTAAGCAAAATGGGAATCATGGAACAGACCACGGTTCTTTGTTTCCGATGTTTGTATTTGGAAAAGGAGTGAAGAGTCAAATGGTGGGAAATACGCCCAATCTTTCTAACCTAACAAACTCTTTCCAGTTACAAGGAATGGAGCATGATTACCGAGCGGTATTTGCTACGATTCTCCAAGATTGGTTAGGTTCATCAGATTCTGTGGTTGACATTGCTTTTAAGAAACATCCATCAAATGCGAACCAATCGTTTTTACCTGATAAAATTGATTTACTCAAAGCCAATTCTATTGCTTGTAAGGATGCTGATGAGGTTAATGATGGCTCGGTAGTTAGTGCAAGGAAATTCATCACAGAAGATTATGATATTAATCAAAATTTCCAATTAGAAGTCTATCCAAATCCTGCTTATCAGAACTTTATGTTGGATATTGAGTCTAATACAGAAGAAAAGGTGATTGTGCAGGTAATTAATGCCCAAGGGAAGGTTTTGATTTCTAAAACAACTGAAATCCATCAAGGAGAAAACAGTATTGCCTGTGAGGTGAAAAACTTTTCTGGTTTAGCCGTTATCAAGGTTTATACTTTAGATAATCAATTAGTAGGTGCAAAAAATTTACTTATTCGCCGCTAA
- the sucC gene encoding ADP-forming succinate--CoA ligase subunit beta, whose amino-acid sequence MNLHEYQGKEILASYGVGIQRGIVATTPEEAVAAAEKLTEETGTGWHVIKAQVHAGGRGKGGGVKLAKNLEEVKERATDIIGMQLVTPQTSAEGKKVHQILVAEDVYYPGETETSEIYMSILLNRASGRNMIMYSTEGGMDIEQVAEDTPEKIFTEEIDPKVGIQGFQARKVAFNLGLEGQAYKNMVKFVFNLYKAFEGSDSSLFEINPVLKTSDNKIIAVDAKVTIDDNALYRHKDIAELRDTREEDSTEVEAGEYGLNFVKLDGNVGCMVNGAGLAMATMDIIKMSGGNPANFLDVGGTADAERVEKAFRIILKDPNVKAILVNIFGGIVRCDRVANGIVDAYKNMKDINVPIIVRLQGTNAEEAKKIIDESGLEVHSAIALQEAADKVKELVG is encoded by the coding sequence ATGAATTTACACGAATATCAAGGAAAAGAAATACTAGCCAGCTATGGTGTTGGTATCCAAAGAGGAATTGTAGCAACAACTCCTGAAGAAGCTGTTGCAGCAGCAGAAAAGCTTACGGAAGAAACTGGAACAGGATGGCATGTAATTAAAGCTCAAGTACACGCAGGTGGACGTGGAAAAGGTGGTGGTGTAAAACTTGCCAAGAATCTAGAAGAAGTAAAAGAAAGAGCAACAGACATTATTGGAATGCAGTTGGTCACTCCACAAACTTCAGCAGAAGGTAAAAAAGTTCACCAAATATTGGTTGCAGAAGATGTGTATTACCCAGGTGAAACAGAAACTTCTGAGATTTATATGTCTATTCTTCTTAACAGAGCTAGTGGTCGTAATATGATTATGTACTCTACAGAAGGAGGAATGGATATTGAGCAAGTAGCTGAAGACACTCCAGAAAAGATTTTCACAGAAGAAATTGACCCAAAAGTAGGAATTCAAGGTTTCCAAGCTCGTAAAGTAGCTTTTAATCTTGGTCTTGAAGGACAAGCTTATAAGAATATGGTAAAATTCGTATTCAATCTTTATAAAGCTTTTGAAGGTTCAGATTCTTCTCTATTTGAAATCAACCCAGTTCTTAAAACATCTGACAACAAAATTATTGCTGTTGATGCCAAAGTAACTATTGATGACAATGCATTATACCGTCATAAAGACATTGCTGAGCTACGTGATACTCGTGAGGAAGATTCTACAGAAGTAGAAGCTGGTGAATACGGTCTTAACTTCGTAAAGCTAGACGGAAACGTTGGATGTATGGTAAACGGAGCAGGTCTTGCAATGGCAACAATGGACATCATCAAGATGAGCGGTGGAAACCCTGCAAACTTCTTAGATGTAGGTGGAACTGCTGATGCCGAAAGAGTAGAGAAAGCTTTTAGAATCATCTTGAAAGATCCTAATGTAAAAGCAATCTTAGTAAATATCTTCGGAGGAATTGTAAGATGTGATCGTGTGGCAAACGGAATTGTAGATGCTTACAAAAACATGAAAGACATCAATGTACCTATTATCGTTAGACTACAAGGTACTAATGCAGAAGAAGCTAAGAAAATTATCGACGAAAGTGGACTTGAAGTACACTCGGCAATTGCGCTTCAAGAAGCTGCAGATAAAGTAAAAGAATTGGTAGGATAA
- a CDS encoding MerR family transcriptional regulator produces the protein MKDIYQTFSTRDFELITGIKTATLRMWERRYGLFSPTKGNRNIRTYSIDDFQKLLNIVFLLDRGLKISKLAEMSEQNLNEKVLEYVTEESQEDYWMLSLKKALINLDGVLFERTYQEMISKLTFDVIFETQFMKFFHLIGILWQTKIITPIQEHFISNLIAQKIHIHTEKEKITPTEDSDLFILFLVEGEIHELGLLYINYILQAHGKKTIYLGASIPKEDLRIVGEKYPNAKWATYFTMNVDSDNWEEYQNYLMDNHLDTYQEFWLIGNIPNSIRLHKTMSMNYLKDVGNAMDSLMYL, from the coding sequence TTGAAGGATATTTACCAGACATTTTCAACTAGAGATTTTGAATTGATTACAGGAATCAAAACGGCCACTTTAAGAATGTGGGAGCGTCGTTATGGTTTGTTTTCACCCACTAAAGGAAACAGAAATATTAGAACTTATTCTATAGATGATTTCCAAAAATTACTCAATATCGTTTTTTTGCTAGATAGAGGTTTGAAAATTTCAAAATTGGCAGAGATGTCTGAGCAAAATCTAAATGAAAAAGTACTAGAATATGTCACCGAAGAATCTCAAGAAGACTATTGGATGCTTTCACTCAAAAAAGCCTTAATAAATTTGGATGGAGTACTTTTTGAAAGAACGTATCAAGAAATGATTAGCAAACTTACTTTTGATGTGATTTTCGAAACCCAGTTCATGAAATTCTTTCACCTTATCGGGATTTTATGGCAAACAAAAATAATTACGCCTATCCAAGAGCATTTTATTAGTAATCTGATCGCTCAAAAGATTCATATTCATACAGAAAAGGAAAAAATTACACCTACAGAAGATAGTGATCTTTTTATCCTTTTTTTAGTAGAAGGTGAAATCCATGAGTTGGGATTACTTTATATAAACTATATTTTACAAGCGCATGGAAAAAAGACCATTTACTTAGGGGCGAGTATTCCAAAAGAAGATTTAAGAATTGTAGGGGAAAAATACCCAAATGCAAAATGGGCTACCTATTTTACAATGAATGTAGACTCAGATAACTGGGAAGAATATCAAAACTATCTAATGGATAATCATTTGGATACTTATCAAGAATTTTGGTTGATAGGAAATATTCCAAACTCGATAAGACTCCATAAAACAATGAGTATGAATTATCTTAAAGATGTAGGAAATGCTATGGATTCATTGATGTATCTTTAA
- a CDS encoding homocysteine S-methyltransferase family protein: protein MTLQEAIQQKILVLDGAMGTMIQRFKPTEEDFRGDVYKNHSCDLKGNNDLLSITRPDIIRSIHQEYLAAGADIIETNTFSANKISMADYHLEDAVYEMNFQSAKLAKECCDQFRKKTPNQPRFVAGSIGPTNRTASLSPDVNRPGFRNISFDELEEAYYEQCCALADGGVDAFLIETIFDTLNAKAAIMAAQRANKDQGKEIPMMISGTITDASGRVLSGQTLDAFFISIKHANPLTVGLNCALGATQLLPYARNLNRISEFAISAHPNAGLPNEFGEYDQSPENMARQLEPFLEQGLLSVVGGCCGTSPAHIEAIAELSKNYQPKKNN from the coding sequence ATGACTTTACAGGAAGCAATTCAACAAAAAATATTGGTTTTAGATGGTGCTATGGGTACCATGATTCAGCGCTTTAAGCCTACTGAAGAAGATTTTAGAGGTGATGTATATAAAAATCATTCTTGTGATCTCAAAGGAAACAATGATTTACTCTCTATTACTCGACCAGATATTATTCGTTCTATTCATCAAGAATATCTAGCGGCTGGAGCCGATATTATTGAAACCAATACTTTTTCTGCTAATAAAATTTCTATGGCAGATTATCATCTGGAAGATGCAGTATATGAAATGAATTTTCAGTCGGCAAAATTAGCAAAAGAATGTTGTGATCAGTTTCGTAAAAAAACACCCAATCAACCTAGGTTTGTTGCAGGATCAATAGGACCCACAAACAGAACTGCAAGTCTCTCACCCGATGTAAACAGACCAGGATTCAGAAATATCTCTTTTGATGAACTTGAAGAAGCCTATTATGAACAATGTTGTGCTTTGGCAGATGGTGGTGTAGATGCGTTTTTAATTGAAACTATTTTTGATACCCTAAATGCAAAAGCCGCAATAATGGCTGCTCAAAGAGCCAACAAAGATCAAGGGAAAGAGATTCCAATGATGATTTCAGGAACCATCACGGATGCCAGTGGGAGAGTGCTTTCTGGTCAAACTCTAGATGCCTTTTTTATCTCTATCAAACATGCAAATCCATTGACTGTTGGATTGAATTGTGCTTTGGGTGCAACCCAATTATTACCTTATGCCAGAAATCTTAATAGAATCTCAGAATTTGCTATTTCGGCACATCCAAATGCTGGTTTGCCCAATGAATTTGGGGAATATGACCAATCTCCTGAAAACATGGCAAGACAACTAGAACCCTTTTTAGAACAAGGTCTTTTGTCTGTGGTGGGGGGCTGCTGTGGAACTTCCCCTGCTCATATAGAAGCTATTGCAGAACTAAGTAAAAATTATCAACCCAAAAAGAACAATTAA